Proteins co-encoded in one Ponticoccus alexandrii genomic window:
- a CDS encoding ABC transporter ATP-binding protein: protein MKDTEGYVTADGRQIGGTLMEMRNITLKFGGLVAIQDISFDIREGEIRAIIGPNGAGKSSMLNIISGFYTPTEGEVWYKGAKRPPMKPYEVARMGVARTFQNIALFEGMTVLDNVMTGRLTHMKAGIAAQALWWGRARDEEMANRAHVERVIDFLEIQRIRKTPVGRLPYGLKKRVELARALAAEPSILLLDEPMAGMNVEEKEDMSRFILDVNDEFGTTIALIEHDMGVVMDLSDRVVVMDYGKKIGDGTPDEVRGNQDVIDAYLGVPHD from the coding sequence ATGAAAGACACCGAAGGCTACGTCACCGCAGACGGGCGGCAGATCGGCGGCACGCTGATGGAGATGCGCAACATCACGCTGAAGTTCGGCGGGCTGGTGGCGATCCAGGATATCTCTTTCGACATCCGCGAGGGCGAGATACGGGCGATCATCGGGCCGAACGGCGCGGGCAAGTCCTCGATGCTGAACATCATCAGCGGCTTCTACACGCCGACCGAGGGTGAGGTCTGGTACAAGGGTGCCAAGCGCCCGCCGATGAAGCCCTACGAGGTGGCGCGCATGGGTGTCGCGCGAACCTTCCAGAACATCGCGCTTTTCGAAGGGATGACGGTGCTCGACAACGTGATGACCGGGCGGCTGACGCATATGAAGGCGGGGATCGCGGCGCAGGCGCTTTGGTGGGGCCGCGCGCGCGACGAAGAGATGGCCAACCGGGCGCATGTCGAGCGGGTCATCGACTTTCTGGAGATCCAGCGCATCCGCAAGACGCCGGTGGGGCGTCTGCCCTACGGCCTGAAGAAGCGGGTGGAACTGGCGCGCGCGCTGGCCGCCGAGCCCTCGATCCTGCTGCTGGACGAGCCCATGGCGGGCATGAACGTCGAAGAGAAGGAGGACATGAGCCGCTTCATCCTCGACGTGAACGACGAGTTCGGCACGACCATCGCCCTGATCGAGCACGACATGGGCGTGGTCATGGACCTGTCCGATCGGGTGGTGGTTATGGATTACGGCAAGAAGATCGGCGACGGGACGCCCGACGAGGTGCGGGGCAATCAGGACGTCATTGACGCCTATCTGGGGGTGCCGCATGATTGA
- a CDS encoding branched-chain amino acid ABC transporter permease, with protein MLKDIFITPFADMIEAPDFFLQVLWEGLVSGVLYALIALGFVLIFRSSRIFNFAQGIMVVFAALTLVGLHAYGIPAWIAVALTLGVMFVLAVSIERIVLRPLVGQPDIILFMATIGITLFLIGGGEIIFGGENKVMITGELGIPTGDTVLEPWGGLLILQHLDITVVVVAVLLVAALLAFLNYTQMGRAIRALGDDHQAALSVGISLQTVWVLVWFIAGIIALVTGIAWGARAGVSFALEVIAFKALPVLMLGGLESITGAIIGGLMIGVLEKLFEIYWGQPLLGGNTETWFAFVLALIVLLFRPQGLFGERIIERV; from the coding sequence ATGCTGAAAGACATCTTCATCACGCCGTTTGCGGACATGATCGAGGCGCCGGATTTCTTCCTTCAGGTGCTATGGGAGGGGCTGGTCTCGGGTGTCCTCTACGCGTTGATCGCACTGGGCTTCGTGCTGATCTTCCGGTCGAGCCGGATCTTCAACTTCGCGCAGGGCATCATGGTGGTCTTTGCCGCGCTGACGCTGGTGGGGCTGCATGCCTATGGCATCCCGGCGTGGATCGCCGTGGCGCTGACGCTGGGGGTGATGTTCGTGCTTGCGGTGAGCATCGAGCGGATCGTGCTCAGGCCGCTGGTCGGGCAGCCGGACATCATCCTTTTCATGGCGACCATCGGCATCACCCTGTTCCTGATCGGCGGTGGAGAGATCATCTTCGGCGGCGAGAACAAGGTGATGATCACCGGAGAACTGGGCATTCCCACCGGCGACACGGTGCTGGAGCCTTGGGGCGGTCTGCTGATCCTGCAACACCTCGATATCACCGTGGTCGTGGTCGCGGTGCTGCTGGTGGCGGCGTTGCTGGCCTTTCTGAACTACACCCAGATGGGGCGCGCGATCCGGGCCCTGGGCGACGATCACCAGGCGGCGCTGTCGGTCGGCATCTCGTTGCAGACGGTCTGGGTGCTGGTCTGGTTCATCGCGGGCATCATCGCGCTGGTCACCGGCATCGCATGGGGTGCGCGGGCCGGGGTGTCCTTCGCGCTGGAGGTGATCGCCTTCAAGGCGCTGCCGGTGCTGATGCTGGGCGGGCTCGAGTCGATCACGGGCGCGATCATCGGCGGGCTGATGATCGGCGTGCTGGAAAAGCTGTTCGAGATCTACTGGGGGCAGCCGCTGCTGGGTGGCAATACCGAGACCTGGTTTGCCTTCGTGCTGGCGCTGATCGTGCTGCTGTTCCGCCCGCAGGGACTGTTCGGCGAACGGATCATCGAGCGTGTGTAG
- a CDS encoding branched-chain amino acid ABC transporter permease: MLYRTAGQFKTTYQADQALFPVRQDAFLLGVILLFAWVIFPLTASEFAFQTLLIPILIYSLAALGLNVLTGYAGQLSLGTAAFMGVGAYACYKLITIMPWMNPIVAILLSGVFSAGIGVAFGIPSLRIKGFYLAIATLAAQFFLVWLFEKWAWLYNYNASGAIQVPNLDIFGLYVSGPQASSIVQYYVVLFIVCLLTMLCINLTRGTLGRTWKATRDMDIAAELIGINLMKSKLTAFMVSSYIVGVAGALFVFMWRGAAEPNLFDIPLSFRILFIAIIGGLGSIMGNYLGAILIVGLPVVLNLVPNALGIPIDSATVEHLNIMIVGSLIVFFLIVEPHGLAQLWRLIREKLIIWPFPH, from the coding sequence ATGCTCTATCGCACGGCGGGACAGTTCAAGACGACGTACCAGGCGGACCAGGCGCTGTTCCCGGTGCGGCAGGATGCCTTTCTGCTGGGGGTGATCCTGCTGTTTGCCTGGGTGATTTTTCCGCTGACGGCCAGCGAGTTCGCCTTTCAGACGCTGCTGATCCCGATCCTGATCTATTCGCTGGCCGCGCTGGGGCTAAACGTGCTGACGGGCTATGCCGGGCAATTGTCGCTGGGGACGGCGGCCTTCATGGGGGTGGGCGCCTATGCCTGCTACAAGCTGATCACCATCATGCCGTGGATGAACCCGATCGTGGCGATCCTGCTGTCGGGCGTCTTCTCGGCGGGGATCGGGGTGGCCTTCGGCATCCCCAGCCTGCGGATCAAGGGCTTCTACCTCGCCATCGCCACGCTGGCGGCGCAGTTCTTCCTCGTCTGGCTCTTCGAGAAATGGGCGTGGCTGTATAACTACAACGCCTCCGGCGCGATCCAGGTGCCGAACCTCGATATCTTCGGGCTGTATGTTTCCGGGCCGCAGGCCAGTTCCATCGTGCAGTATTACGTGGTGCTCTTCATCGTCTGCCTGCTGACCATGCTTTGCATCAACCTGACGCGGGGCACGCTGGGGCGGACGTGGAAGGCGACGCGGGACATGGACATCGCCGCCGAACTGATCGGCATCAACCTGATGAAGTCCAAGCTGACCGCCTTCATGGTCTCGTCCTATATCGTCGGCGTGGCCGGGGCGCTGTTCGTCTTCATGTGGCGCGGCGCGGCGGAGCCGAACCTCTTCGACATCCCGCTGTCCTTCCGCATCCTCTTTATCGCGATCATCGGGGGGCTTGGGTCGATCATGGGCAATTACCTTGGCGCCATCCTGATCGTCGGCCTGCCGGTGGTGCTGAATCTGGTGCCGAACGCACTGGGCATTCCCATCGACAGCGCCACGGTGGAGCATCTGAACATCATGATCGTGGGAAGCCTGATCGTCTTCTTCCTGATCGTGGAGCCGCACGGGCTGGCGCAGCTCTGGCGGCTGATCCGGGAGAAGCTGATCATCTGGCCCTTCCCGCATTGA
- a CDS encoding ABC transporter substrate-binding protein — translation MTRFTKLAVAAVVAGLTAGSALAEELYLPNLAYRTGPFAATGIPLMNGQADYMAMLNARDGGIGGVMVNAEECETGYSTEKGVECYEKTKGQAIVTQPWSTGITLQVLPKSNVDEIPILASGYGFSPMMQGETFQWAFNTPGGYWDAADMIIQYLEGQGSLEGKKIVHLHLDHPFGKEPLPVLEQLAEEKGFELVPIPVGLKEMQNQSAQWLQIRRERPDYVVMWGWGAMNAGAVTEAVKTKFPMENFIGVWWAGHDADLRLVGEAGKGYKSISWSIPNLDAPVYADVQKHVIDAGLSKTDAEEMKGVFYGRGLLISAILAEGVISAQKHFETDVIDAKQLRWGLENIDMSEARIEELGLTGMIAPFKTSCNNHTGHSGGWIMEWDGEKFVQASDHLTPNIESYRALAAESAAEYAEANAPWPVNEDCAATN, via the coding sequence ATGACACGTTTCACGAAACTGGCCGTTGCCGCCGTGGTGGCGGGACTGACGGCGGGGTCCGCCCTTGCGGAAGAGCTCTACCTGCCGAACCTCGCCTACCGGACCGGCCCCTTTGCCGCCACCGGCATCCCGCTGATGAACGGGCAGGCCGACTACATGGCGATGCTGAACGCACGTGATGGCGGCATCGGCGGCGTCATGGTCAACGCCGAGGAGTGCGAGACCGGCTATTCGACCGAAAAGGGCGTCGAGTGCTACGAGAAGACCAAGGGGCAGGCCATCGTGACCCAGCCGTGGTCCACCGGCATCACCCTTCAGGTGCTGCCCAAGTCCAACGTCGACGAGATCCCGATCCTTGCCTCGGGCTACGGCTTCAGTCCGATGATGCAGGGCGAGACCTTCCAGTGGGCCTTCAACACGCCGGGCGGCTACTGGGATGCCGCCGACATGATCATCCAGTACCTCGAGGGGCAGGGCTCGCTCGAGGGCAAGAAGATCGTGCACCTGCACCTTGACCACCCCTTCGGGAAAGAGCCGCTGCCGGTGCTGGAGCAACTGGCCGAGGAGAAGGGCTTTGAGCTGGTGCCGATCCCGGTCGGCCTGAAGGAGATGCAGAACCAGTCGGCGCAGTGGCTGCAGATCCGCCGCGAGCGGCCCGATTACGTGGTCATGTGGGGCTGGGGCGCGATGAATGCGGGCGCCGTGACCGAGGCGGTGAAGACCAAGTTCCCCATGGAGAACTTCATCGGCGTCTGGTGGGCCGGGCATGACGCCGACCTGCGGCTCGTCGGAGAGGCGGGCAAGGGCTACAAGTCGATCTCTTGGTCGATCCCCAACCTCGACGCGCCGGTCTATGCGGATGTGCAGAAGCATGTCATTGACGCCGGCCTGTCCAAGACCGATGCCGAAGAGATGAAGGGCGTCTTCTACGGTCGTGGCCTGTTGATCTCGGCGATCCTCGCCGAGGGGGTGATCTCGGCGCAGAAGCATTTCGAGACCGACGTGATCGACGCCAAGCAGCTGCGCTGGGGGCTCGAGAACATCGACATGTCCGAGGCCCGCATCGAGGAGCTGGGCCTGACGGGCATGATCGCGCCCTTCAAGACCTCCTGCAACAACCACACCGGCCACTCGGGCGGATGGATCATGGAGTGGGACGGCGAGAAGTTCGTGCAGGCCTCTGACCACCTGACGCCGAACATCGAGAGCTATCGCGCGCTCGCGGCGGAAAGTGCCGCCGAATATGCCGAGGCCAACGCGCCCTGGCCGGTGAACGAGGACTGCGCCGCGACGAACTGA
- a CDS encoding ABC transporter ATP-binding protein → MLDSAKSDEVLLDVNNIEVIYNHVILVLKGVSLSVRKGGITALLGGNGAGKTTTLKAISNLLHSERGEVTKGSILYKGERVQDLDPAALVKRGVIQVMEGRHCFGHLTVEENLLTGAYTRRDGKGAVEADLQMVYDYFPRLKERRRSQAGYTSGGEQQMCAIGRALMSRPQTVLLDEPSMGLAPQLVEQIFEIVKSVNENEGVSFLLAEQNTNVALRYAHSGYILENGRVVMEGPAKELRENPDVKEFYLGMSDEGRKSFRDVRSYRRRKRWLA, encoded by the coding sequence ATGCTGGACAGCGCGAAAAGCGATGAGGTCCTGTTGGACGTCAACAACATCGAGGTGATCTACAACCACGTCATCCTCGTGCTGAAGGGCGTGTCCCTGTCGGTGAGGAAGGGCGGGATCACGGCGCTTCTGGGCGGCAACGGGGCGGGCAAGACGACCACGCTGAAGGCGATTTCGAACCTGCTGCATTCCGAGCGGGGCGAGGTGACCAAGGGCTCTATCCTCTACAAGGGCGAGCGGGTGCAGGATCTGGACCCGGCGGCGCTGGTGAAGCGCGGCGTGATCCAGGTGATGGAGGGCCGGCATTGTTTTGGCCACCTGACCGTCGAGGAAAACCTTCTGACCGGCGCCTATACGCGGCGCGACGGCAAGGGGGCGGTCGAGGCGGATCTTCAGATGGTCTACGATTATTTCCCGCGCCTGAAGGAGCGTCGCCGGTCCCAGGCGGGCTACACCTCGGGCGGGGAGCAGCAGATGTGCGCCATCGGTCGCGCGCTGATGAGCCGTCCGCAGACGGTGCTTTTGGATGAGCCTTCGATGGGGCTGGCGCCGCAGCTGGTGGAGCAGATCTTCGAGATCGTGAAATCGGTGAACGAGAACGAGGGCGTGTCCTTCCTGCTGGCCGAGCAGAACACCAACGTGGCCCTGCGCTATGCGCATTCGGGATACATCCTCGAGAACGGGCGCGTGGTGATGGAAGGCCCCGCAAAGGAATTGCGCGAGAACCCGGATGTGAAGGAGTTCTACCTCGGCATGTCCGACGAGGGACGAAAGAGTTTTCGCGATGTGCGATCCTATCGCCGTCGCAAGCGTTGGCTTGCCTGA
- a CDS encoding phosphatase domain-containing protein yields MPVRRAARGVEGLIERVFRQDGPPMLKAYRGYAEPGGLVLQGRVVSAVRRAAPEADQTRWTNFKQMLSLFFTTEVQDVRVRAEGVEALSDAEGYVRLHVPRAPDHAGWVHVEAALADAGDPPVPMPVLVPQPGARFGVISDIDDTVLRTGAHSLLRNLWTTFTGNALTREVFDDAIALMRRLNEGGRNPVFYVSSSPWNLFAFLEKIFDRAGLVPGPMFLRDLGVSDRGLIGAGHGDHKGAAIDEILKATPDVPFWLIGDTGQKDAFVYRDAVGRHPGRIGGVILRQAPGRVAEETRAAVDEIGAGGVPVAVVASFDELGAEVLPAPEQQQGEAV; encoded by the coding sequence ATGCCGGTGAGACGGGCGGCGCGGGGCGTCGAAGGATTGATAGAGCGGGTGTTCCGGCAAGACGGGCCACCGATGCTGAAGGCTTATCGCGGCTACGCAGAGCCCGGCGGGCTGGTCCTGCAGGGGCGCGTGGTCAGCGCCGTGCGCCGGGCGGCACCCGAGGCGGACCAGACCCGCTGGACGAATTTCAAGCAGATGCTGTCGCTCTTCTTCACGACCGAGGTGCAGGACGTGCGCGTCCGGGCCGAGGGCGTCGAGGCCTTGTCCGACGCCGAGGGCTACGTCCGCCTGCATGTGCCGCGCGCGCCCGACCACGCGGGCTGGGTGCATGTCGAGGCCGCGCTGGCCGATGCCGGGGACCCGCCGGTGCCCATGCCGGTGCTTGTGCCGCAGCCCGGCGCACGCTTCGGCGTGATCTCGGACATCGACGACACGGTCCTGCGCACCGGCGCGCATTCGCTGCTGCGCAATCTCTGGACCACCTTCACCGGCAATGCGCTGACCCGAGAGGTCTTTGACGACGCCATCGCCCTGATGCGGCGCCTGAACGAGGGCGGGCGGAACCCGGTCTTCTACGTCAGTTCGTCGCCGTGGAACCTGTTCGCCTTCCTCGAGAAGATCTTCGACCGGGCCGGGCTGGTGCCGGGGCCGATGTTCCTGCGGGATCTGGGCGTGTCGGACCGGGGGCTGATCGGCGCGGGGCATGGCGACCACAAGGGTGCCGCGATCGACGAAATCCTGAAGGCGACGCCTGACGTGCCGTTCTGGCTGATCGGGGACACCGGGCAGAAGGACGCCTTCGTCTATCGCGACGCGGTGGGCCGGCATCCGGGGCGGATCGGCGGGGTCATCCTGCGGCAGGCGCCCGGCCGGGTTGCCGAGGAAACCCGGGCAGCCGTGGACGAGATCGGCGCGGGCGGGGTGCCCGTGGCCGTGGTGGCTTCATTCGACGAGCTTGGCGCAGAGGTCCTGCCCGCGCCGGAGCAACAGCAAGGAGAGGCGGTATGA
- a CDS encoding phenylacetate--CoA ligase family protein, which translates to MSSYFDALETRSRDAREAAQLEALNAQLARNGMEPVSDLGGLVALPVLRKSDLSARQAKQPPFGGLPVSNLAHVFQSPGPIYEPGGTSHDWWRMGRFLHACGIGAGDIVQNCFGYHLTPAGMIFENGARAVGAAVLPAGTGQTELQARAARDVGVTAYAGTPDFLKVILEKADALGYALGITRAAVGGGALFPSLRQWYTDRGIACLQCYATADLGNVAYESAAMEGMILDEGVIVEIVIPGTGDPVPEGEVGEVVVTTLNPDYPLIRFATGDLSAVMPGESPCGRTNTRIKGWMGRADQTTKIKGMFVRPEQVAELVARHAEVARARVVASREGETDKMTVRIETEAGDPAAYEKSIAEVLKLRGAVELVPLGGLPRDGLVIEDARSYD; encoded by the coding sequence ATGAGCAGCTATTTCGACGCTCTGGAGACGCGCAGCCGGGATGCCCGCGAGGCCGCCCAGTTGGAGGCGCTGAACGCGCAGCTGGCGCGCAACGGGATGGAGCCGGTCAGCGATCTGGGCGGGCTGGTGGCGCTGCCGGTCCTGCGCAAGTCCGACCTCTCGGCGCGACAGGCCAAGCAGCCGCCCTTCGGCGGGTTGCCGGTGTCGAACCTTGCCCATGTCTTTCAGTCACCGGGGCCGATCTACGAGCCGGGCGGCACCAGCCACGACTGGTGGCGGATGGGCCGCTTCCTGCACGCCTGCGGGATCGGCGCGGGAGACATTGTGCAGAATTGTTTCGGCTACCACCTGACGCCCGCCGGCATGATCTTCGAGAACGGCGCGCGGGCCGTGGGGGCCGCCGTGCTGCCCGCCGGGACCGGCCAGACCGAGTTGCAGGCCCGGGCGGCGCGCGACGTGGGCGTCACCGCCTACGCGGGCACACCGGACTTCCTGAAGGTGATCCTCGAGAAGGCCGATGCGCTGGGCTACGCGCTGGGGATCACCCGGGCGGCGGTGGGGGGTGGCGCGCTCTTCCCCTCGCTGCGGCAGTGGTACACGGATCGCGGCATCGCCTGCCTGCAATGCTACGCGACCGCCGACCTTGGCAATGTCGCCTACGAGAGCGCGGCGATGGAGGGGATGATCCTCGACGAGGGGGTGATCGTCGAGATCGTCATCCCCGGCACCGGTGACCCGGTGCCCGAGGGCGAGGTGGGCGAGGTCGTGGTGACCACGCTCAACCCGGACTATCCGCTTATACGCTTCGCCACCGGCGACCTCAGCGCCGTGATGCCGGGCGAAAGCCCCTGCGGGCGGACCAACACGCGCATCAAGGGGTGGATGGGCCGCGCCGACCAGACCACCAAGATCAAGGGCATGTTCGTGCGCCCCGAGCAGGTGGCCGAACTGGTCGCCCGACATGCCGAGGTGGCGCGGGCGCGGGTCGTCGCCTCGCGGGAGGGCGAGACCGACAAGATGACCGTGCGAATCGAGACCGAGGCCGGCGATCCCGCCGCCTACGAGAAAAGCATCGCCGAGGTTCTGAAGCTGCGCGGGGCGGTGGAACTGGTGCCCCTCGGCGGATTGCCGCGCGACGGTCTGGTGATTGAGGACGCGCGCAGCTACGACTGA